The Buteo buteo chromosome 3, bButBut1.hap1.1, whole genome shotgun sequence genomic sequence ATACTGAAAACCTGACCGGACGTGGTCGTGGACAGCCTGCTGGCGCTGAGCCTCCTTGAGCAGTTTGTGTTGAACTAGATGATGTGCAGAGGTTCCTTGCTAAATGATTCTGTTGGCTGTGCTTCTGCTTGGTGTGTTGCTCAGAGAGTCGTGGTGGGGAAGAGGGTTGGTGTAGTGTGTGCTGCCACAGGGAGCTTGTGTCAGAGGCGTGGGTAGAAGGGCATTAGCGTGTCCCAGCCTTTGTTTGGGTAACTGAAAGGGTTGTGTCACGGGCTGGAAGGCCCGCCGTGGCGGGGTGTGGTGATGTTGCTGCTGGGGTCACGGTTCCTAAGAGAGGTCTTGTAGGCCCTTTGCAGCCAGCCCGGTGGCCTCTGGAGGCCTGGCTTTGTGCTGGGTGAGGTTGGAAGAGccatgggagaagaaaggaagaggaggcgtctgaggctgggatgcaggagaacTTTATTGAGAGATAAAAAGAGTGAAAAGGCAGGAGCGGCAGGTGGAAGGGAGCCGGTGTGAAGGCGACCAGGAGCTGAGGTCCCTTGTGTGTAGTAGATTTTAGCAGAGCACTGAGGTCTTCCTACCCTGTGGTGGGACCAACCGACTGGAGGTCCCCGATGGTCTTTGGCTTGTGAGAAGGTGCTTGCTTTGTGCCTTGAGAGGAGGAGCCGTTGTTACTGAGCCCACGTGCGAGCAACATCCTGGAGGTGCATCCTCAATCCATGCCGTGGCTTCCAGGGTGTGGGCGGTTGGCGTCAGGGGCCCTTAGCAGGGGTTGCAGCCTCTTCTGCCGCCGAAGCAGCCCAGGCCTCCGAAGCCGAAGCCGCCCAGGCCTCCGAAGCCACCGGAGGAGATGGGCACTCCCTGGGAGCTGAGGACGTTGCCCACGGCAGCCGATGAGGAGGATCCGACGGCGGtgttctgggggaaggagctgaggatgggtccCGGCAGGGTGACCACCACGGTAGAAGGCTGGATGACGACGCGGGAGTCCTcgcactgcctgacacagggctcgttgcagctgttAGCCAGCGGGGTGGGTCCGCAGGGGCGGCAGAGGTCGTAGCAGGCCATGTCTGTGGTGTGGAGGGGCCCTGGAAGAGAGGGTGTTGAGGAAGCGGAGGGGCGCGGGGATGCGAGGGGCGGTGTTGCAGGAGGGCGAGGGAGTGGGGAGGCCCGGTGTGGGTCCGGGGGGAGTGTGGCGGTCAgggctgctgaggctgggggcagagcgTGGTGGAAGAGACGGTGCaggtggggcaggagaaggaggggaagggggttgaGGCTCACCTTGTTGACGGTGGAGGAGAAGGTGTGGGGAGAAGTGTGTGAGGGAGAGAGGTGCTGGGCTGCTTTTATGCTGGTCGCTGAGCGCCCGAGGGGTGAGTCAGCCCTTACACGTGATGTCCttttgcagcaagcagctctTGCATGGCCCATCCATGCAAGTAATGAGGCGGGGCATGTGTCCCTTGCCGCAATTCTCCAATTTCACGTCCTCCTCTTGAGGTTGTGTCCATCTGACCCTGGCGGCAGCTTTTAAGTGTGGCTATTAGAATTCAAAGACTTGGCGTTGATGGCACGTGGCATCGCATTCTGCAGACATTGCAAAAGCATAGGAGAGGTGGGGTGTCATCAGTGAGGTCATCCCGTGGCAGTcgtgtggtgtggtttttggGTGGGTTGTGAAGAGCGGGCCCCGTTTCCTCAGagccctggcaggctgctctggtCTTTGGAGGTGTGCCAGGCGTGAGACGCTGCCCCTTCCATCGCGTTTGgtccctctctgccttgctccCAGCTCGCTAAGGCTGTCTTTAGGCCTGGCCTTTCCCCTTGGGTGTGCTCTGCGGGAGTCTGGGTGCCCCTCTTGCTGGTGGGGTTgtagctgggagaagggaggctgcCTGTGTGGGCTCGTGGCCCCCTGGTgccgtccctggggctggggctggcagtgcAAGGGGCGAGAGGAGGGCTGtttgcaggagcaggccgtTGTCGCGGCAGCCCTGGTTCAGAGCTCGCAAGCCCTGTGCCGTGGggagccctgccaggctccccaAAGGCTTGTGTTGGCCCCTCCGTAGCGCTGCCCTTCGTAGGGGCCGGCAAGTTTGCAGCCTGGGCTCTGGCGTGACACAGTGCTTGGGCTGTGGCGTGATGTGCCCAAAGAAGTGCagcgaagctggtgaaggatgTAGAGAAGAAGACTTccgaggagcggctgagggagctgggggtgtttagtgtggagaaaaggaggcctcggggagaccttatcgctctctgcaactacccgaaaggaggttgtagcgaggtgggtgtcagtctcttttgcCTAGTAACAGGCGCtaggatgagaggaaagggCCTGAGGTTGTGCCAGGGatggtttagattggatattaggaacatCTTCTTCCCCCAAAGAGTTGCCGAGCACTGGAACCgtctgcccagggaagtggtggggtCACCGTCCCGGGAGGTATTGAAAAGCCATGTAGACGTGGCTCGTGGGGAtctggtttagtggtggacttggcaaaTGCTGCGTCAGTGGTTGACTCGATACcgttaagggtcttttccaagcGGAGTGAGCGTGTGATTGTCTGTGGGGCCCCCCGGAGGGGCAGGTGAGTTTCTGGAGAGCCCGTGAGCGTGGCGAGAGGCCGAGGGGGAGTgggagcggcaggcaggggaggtggTGAGCCAGGGCCTTTGGGGTCTGTAGTTGGGGTGAGCGCCGAAGGGTGAGGCCGTTTCTCTGCAGGGCGTGTGAGGGGCAGAAAGAGAATTTGGAGATCGCCAAGGTGAGTTGGAGGCGAGCATGCAGCACGCGGCTGCAGAGCCGAGGCCCTGGTGGCGGTGGGTGCGTGCCGAAGGGTTGATGAGTGGCAAGGCCTGCCCCAGTTGAGCGGAGGGGAGTGTTTTGCAGGCTGTTTGTCCGTCGAGCAGTGCTTgttgctgaggaagaggaagggaggtaGGAAGGAGTGCTGTGTGACTGGGTGTACGTAAGTCCACGGGGCGTGACGGGTTGCACCCAGGAATGCCGAGGGAGCTGGCCGATGTCCTTGGGAGGCCCCTCTCCATTCTCTTGGACAGGTCATAGCAGCTGGGCA encodes the following:
- the LOC142029571 gene encoding feather keratin-like, which encodes MACYDLCRPCGPTPLANSCNEPCVRQCEDSRVVIQPSTVVVTLPGPILSSFPQNTAVGSSSSAAVGNVLSSQGVPISSGGFGGLGGFGFGGLGCFGGRRGCNPC